A DNA window from Altererythrobacter sp. B11 contains the following coding sequences:
- a CDS encoding strawberry notch family protein, with amino-acid sequence MSHANTAFAFSDPAEPQVLAAARALAARLAADQAISRLTVNATMADHFGGSDAEGRWSVRDAHAALELAQVLFLAQATEFSPAMSSSFADEAFTRLEGLVPTQSNRSDEQIEWQQFATPPRLAWMAAKACAISAAELVLEPSAGTGMLGVWAAKAAARLALNEISPLRRECLGAVFPEATVTGFDAELIDELLTPDVGPSVVLMNPPYSHGIERGHDSRTGDRHLRSAWKRLLPGGRLVAVMPEWFELPKFLVGIAGPVSLRLNATIERGFVKQGTSISTRLLVLDKAKDGTSPIIAQPANFAELHLLIDMLPDRVSLPAEPSIGIKPALPLRLVANRTKPVPLKVHPTAAAPSILPLDFTPLEAPAPIESQVGHYLPYRPSRISIADAVPHPTPLVESVAMGSITAPVPEVVPQLPSNLIAGGVLSAAQAETLIYAASAHARDLPGRFEPDDKGCALKASAEGHAYRMGYFLGDGTGAGKGRQVASVILDRWVRGERRHIWISKNEALLEDARRDWSALGGLPIDVQPLGQWKLGVPIGMREGILFVTYPTLRSGRSDATRLDQILEWAGEDFDGLIVFDEAHAMANAAGGEGSRGKVKGSEQGIAGVRIQNLLPRARVLYASATGASDVNNLAYATRLGLWGPETAFANREAFVADIRDGGIAAMELVARDLKSLGLYAARALSFAGVEYEILEHCLTPDQVAVYDAFADAWAIIHANLREALEATRIVDTDSGETLNSSAKSAAFSVFEGTKQRFFAQLLLSMKLPSLLPAIDTALADGNAVVVQLVSTAEAMLNRRLADLSDAEREALEIDLSPREYVVDYLTKSFPVRLMAVFTDENGNARSEPMSDENGAPVLCRSALAARDSMIEQLCALPPIATALDAIIERFGVDQVAEVTGRTRRLIVGRDGRQVLQSRSPRANVAETRDFMDGTKRILVFSDAGGTGRSYHADLAAKNQMRRVHFLLEPGWRADAAIQGLGRTNRTNQASAPLFRPVTTDVRGERRFISTIARRLDSLGALTRGQRQTGGQNLFDPADNLESTYAKEALHRWFGLLFAGKLKAVTLSRFEELSGLRVEGPDGGMVDDLPTIQRWLNRILALPIALQNGIFDEFLGLVEARIDAARQAGTLDIGVETIAVEHYEVVTDTLLRSDALSGATTHLLELEIARALKPLRLERLEELYGFSGSRQQLLRNARSGRIGLLVPARSLLTDEGMRVARFELVRPLKHGHITADQLEESNWETVDPTEFRRLWQAEVDDAASDHKRERLHLATGLLLPVWDKLPSDYVRVSRISARDGRSLLGREVPLHCVPELCQALGLEDEHAFSAEQIVDAVNGTGRPMQIKSREALTLKRSLVNGAQRLELTGWSASRLDWYKAHGCFTEIIRYQTRLFVPTTSAVAVLARLVG; translated from the coding sequence TTGGCGCAGGTGCTGTTCCTGGCGCAGGCAACTGAATTCTCACCTGCAATGTCATCCAGCTTTGCCGATGAGGCTTTCACGCGCCTTGAAGGTCTGGTCCCGACCCAGTCCAACCGGAGCGACGAGCAGATCGAGTGGCAACAATTCGCGACGCCGCCCCGTCTGGCCTGGATGGCTGCAAAGGCATGCGCCATTTCTGCCGCTGAACTGGTTCTCGAACCGTCGGCCGGGACCGGTATGCTGGGCGTATGGGCGGCAAAGGCAGCTGCGCGTCTCGCTCTCAACGAGATATCGCCGCTGCGCCGCGAATGCCTGGGCGCCGTGTTTCCGGAGGCGACAGTCACGGGATTTGACGCGGAACTGATCGACGAACTTCTCACGCCCGACGTGGGGCCGAGCGTGGTGCTGATGAACCCGCCTTATTCACACGGAATCGAGAGGGGCCACGATAGCCGCACTGGCGATCGGCACTTGCGTTCTGCCTGGAAGCGCCTTCTGCCCGGTGGCCGCCTGGTCGCAGTGATGCCCGAATGGTTCGAGCTTCCGAAGTTTCTTGTCGGGATCGCCGGTCCCGTCTCGTTGCGCCTCAACGCGACGATCGAGCGCGGTTTCGTCAAGCAGGGCACCTCTATCTCAACCCGGCTCTTGGTTCTCGACAAGGCTAAGGATGGTACCAGCCCGATCATCGCCCAGCCGGCAAACTTTGCCGAGCTTCATCTGCTGATCGACATGCTGCCTGACCGGGTAAGCCTGCCCGCCGAGCCCAGCATCGGCATCAAGCCAGCATTGCCGCTTCGGCTGGTTGCGAACAGGACGAAACCAGTTCCACTTAAGGTCCATCCAACCGCTGCGGCGCCGTCGATCCTGCCGCTTGATTTTACTCCGCTCGAAGCACCTGCGCCGATCGAAAGCCAGGTTGGGCATTATTTGCCCTACCGGCCGAGCCGGATCTCAATTGCAGATGCTGTCCCGCATCCGACCCCCCTGGTCGAATCCGTTGCGATGGGTTCGATAACCGCACCCGTGCCCGAAGTGGTGCCTCAGCTTCCGTCGAACCTCATTGCTGGGGGCGTCCTATCCGCTGCGCAGGCCGAGACCCTGATCTATGCCGCAAGCGCGCATGCCCGCGATCTGCCGGGACGGTTTGAGCCCGACGACAAGGGCTGCGCCTTGAAGGCGAGCGCCGAGGGGCACGCCTACCGCATGGGCTACTTTCTTGGTGACGGAACTGGTGCAGGGAAAGGACGGCAGGTCGCTTCCGTCATCCTCGACCGGTGGGTGAGGGGCGAACGGCGCCACATCTGGATTTCCAAGAACGAAGCTTTGCTCGAAGATGCCCGCCGCGACTGGAGCGCGCTCGGCGGCCTTCCCATCGACGTCCAGCCCCTTGGCCAATGGAAGCTCGGTGTCCCGATCGGGATGCGCGAGGGCATACTCTTCGTGACTTATCCGACACTGCGTTCGGGTCGAAGCGACGCGACCCGGCTCGATCAGATTCTCGAATGGGCAGGGGAGGACTTCGACGGGCTCATCGTCTTCGACGAAGCCCATGCGATGGCCAACGCCGCAGGCGGGGAGGGCTCACGTGGTAAGGTCAAGGGATCGGAGCAGGGCATTGCCGGTGTTCGCATCCAGAATCTGCTGCCGCGCGCCCGCGTGCTCTACGCTTCGGCGACCGGGGCATCCGACGTCAATAATCTCGCCTATGCCACCCGTCTTGGCCTTTGGGGTCCCGAGACGGCTTTTGCCAATCGCGAAGCCTTCGTCGCAGATATCCGCGATGGCGGTATCGCTGCAATGGAACTGGTCGCGCGCGATCTGAAGTCACTGGGGCTGTATGCGGCGAGGGCCCTTTCATTCGCCGGAGTTGAGTACGAGATTCTCGAGCATTGCCTGACCCCCGACCAGGTAGCGGTTTATGACGCCTTTGCAGACGCCTGGGCAATCATTCATGCCAACCTGCGCGAAGCTCTCGAGGCAACGCGGATCGTCGACACTGACAGTGGCGAGACACTCAATTCAAGTGCCAAATCGGCTGCGTTTTCGGTGTTTGAAGGCACCAAGCAGCGCTTCTTCGCGCAGCTCCTTCTATCCATGAAGCTGCCGAGCCTGCTGCCTGCGATTGATACGGCACTTGCCGACGGCAACGCTGTTGTAGTGCAACTCGTCTCGACCGCCGAAGCCATGCTCAACCGCCGCCTCGCTGATCTCTCCGATGCGGAACGTGAAGCACTCGAAATCGATCTCTCCCCCCGCGAATACGTGGTCGATTACCTCACCAAAAGCTTCCCGGTTCGGTTGATGGCCGTGTTTACGGACGAGAATGGCAATGCCCGGTCCGAACCGATGAGTGATGAGAACGGTGCCCCTGTTCTCTGTCGTTCGGCGCTTGCCGCGCGCGATAGCATGATCGAGCAGCTCTGTGCCTTGCCGCCGATCGCGACGGCGCTCGATGCGATCATCGAACGGTTCGGCGTCGATCAGGTCGCCGAGGTCACCGGCCGTACCCGCCGCCTGATCGTCGGGCGCGATGGACGCCAGGTGCTCCAGTCGCGCTCTCCGCGCGCCAATGTCGCCGAAACGCGAGATTTTATGGACGGGACAAAGCGGATTCTGGTTTTCTCCGATGCCGGTGGCACCGGCCGCAGTTATCATGCCGACCTTGCGGCAAAGAACCAGATGCGCCGGGTCCACTTCCTGCTTGAGCCGGGCTGGCGGGCCGATGCCGCAATTCAGGGCCTTGGCCGTACCAACCGCACCAATCAGGCGTCGGCCCCGCTGTTCCGCCCGGTGACCACCGACGTGCGTGGCGAACGTCGGTTTATATCGACCATTGCACGTCGGCTCGACAGTCTCGGGGCACTGACCCGAGGGCAGCGCCAGACAGGTGGGCAGAACCTCTTCGATCCTGCCGACAATCTCGAGAGCACATACGCCAAGGAGGCGCTTCATCGCTGGTTCGGCCTGTTGTTCGCAGGCAAGCTGAAAGCCGTTACGCTTTCTCGGTTTGAGGAATTGAGCGGGCTCAGGGTTGAAGGGCCCGACGGCGGGATGGTCGATGACCTGCCAACAATCCAGCGTTGGCTCAATCGCATCCTCGCGTTGCCGATTGCTTTGCAAAACGGCATATTTGACGAGTTTCTCGGCCTCGTCGAAGCGCGGATCGATGCAGCACGCCAGGCCGGCACGCTCGACATTGGGGTCGAGACCATTGCGGTAGAGCATTACGAGGTGGTGACCGACACGCTACTGCGCTCCGATGCGCTGTCGGGTGCGACTACGCATCTCCTGGAACTCGAGATCGCCCGCGCTCTCAAGCCTTTGCGTCTCGAACGCCTCGAGGAGCTCTACGGCTTTTCAGGTTCGCGTCAGCAACTTCTGCGTAATGCGCGCTCAGGCCGGATCGGTCTGCTTGTCCCGGCGCGCAGTCTGCTCACCGACGAAGGCATGCGTGTGGCCCGTTTCGAGCTTGTCCGTCCCTTGAAGCACGGGCACATCACCGCCGATCAACTCGAGGAGAGCAACTGGGAAACGGTGGATCCAACCGAATTTCGCCGCCTCTGGCAGGCTGAGGTCGATGACGCCGCCTCCGATCACAAGCGTGAGCGACTGCATCTTGCAACGGGCCTGCTGCTTCCGGTGTGGGACAAACTCCCTTCCGACTATGTTCGCGTCAGCCGGATTTCGGCGCGAGACGGACGCTCGTTGTTGGGCCGGGAGGTTCCGCTCCACTGTGTGCCCGAACTATGCCAGGCGCTTGGGCTTGAAGACGAACATGCCTTCTCGGCAGAGCAAATCGTCGATGCGGTGAACGGGACCGGACGGCCGATGCAAATCAAAAGCCGCGAAGCGCTCACGCTCAAGCGCAGCCTCGTCAACGGCGCGCAGCGGCTCGAACTGACTGGTTGGTCGGCGTCTCGCCTAGACTGGTACAAGGCACATGGGTGTTTCACCGAGATCATACGCTATCAAACGCGACTTTTCGTCCCGACGACGAGCGCAGTAGCGGTCTTGGCGCGACTTGTGGGATGA